The DNA region CCATGGGGCTGGGCAGGACGGGCAGGACGGGCAGCTGCCCGCGTGCGCCGGGGGGGCGGCCATAGGGGGGACACCACGCCATGGAGCCACCAAAGACCCCCCCCGCCACCACCCCCGGGGTCCTGGCGGCACAGGATGCCATCGTCTTCTCAGGGGCGGGGGCCGAAGGGGTGACCCCCCCCGCCGTGGTGACACCCGCCGTGGTGACACCCACCGCAGTGACAGCCGGTGGCACCGACGTGTTCTGGGCCAGCCTGCTGCAGGCCCAGCTGTGCgtccaggagctgcagggagcgCTGGACGGACAGTGGGACGGGGGGGACAACAACTGGCCcccccagcagggctgggacagcGCTGGGAGCAGCCGGCACCAGTGTGGGGCTGCGGCGACGGGGGACAATGTCTTACACCAGCACGCAGCCAGCGGTGGGGGCATCTCGCCCAGATTGATGCCCACGGATGAGACCATCTCGCCCAGATTGATGCCCACGGATGGGACCATCTCGCCCAAGACTATGACCACGGATGGGACCATCTCACCCAGACTGATGCCCACGGATGGGACCATCTCGCCCAAGACCATGACCATGGATGGCACCATCTCACCCAAGCTGATGCCCATGGGTGGGACCATCTCACCCAAGTTGATGCCCACAGATGGGACCATCTCACCCAAGTTCACGCCCATGGGTGGGACCATCTCACCCAAGACCATGACCACAGATGGCACCATCTCCCCCAAGCTGATGCCCACAGATGGGACCATCTCACCCAAGTTCATGCCCACAGATGGGACCATCTCCCCCAAGCTGATGCCCACAGATGGGACCATCTCACCCAAGTTCATGCCCACAGATGGGACCATCTCACCCAAGTTCATGCCCACAGATGGGACCATCTCCCCCAAGCTGATGCCCACAGGTGGGACCATCTCACCCAAGTTGATGCCCACAGATGGGACCATCTTCCCCACGGATGAGAACATCTCACACAAGAACCAAGGCCATGGATCCACATACAAGAGCATCTTCCAAGTGTCCACAGGTGGGAACATCTCACACGAGCATGATGGCCATGCGTCTACAGATGGGAGCATCTCCCCCAAGTTCATGCCCATGGACGAGAACATCTTCCATGAGCACCACGGCCACAGATCCGCATACGACAGCATCTTCCACAAGTCCACAGGTGGGAACATCTCACCCAAGTCCATTTCCATGGATGAGACCATCTTCCATGAGCACCAAGGCCATGGATCCATATCCATCTTCCACGTCTCTGCAGATGGGACCATCTCACATGAGCAGATGCCCACAGGTGGGACCATCTCGCCCAAGTCCACACCCGTGGACTTGGGTCCCTACCAAAGCTGGGGATTTGCGTACGAGAGCATCTCGCATGTGTCCATGGgtgggggcagctccaacaagCACCGTGGCCACGTGTCTACAGAAGGGAGCATCTCACCCAGGTCCGTGTCCATGGATGGGAGCATCTCCCCCATGGATGAGACCATCTTGCAGGAACACCTGCTGATAGATGGGACCATCTCACCCAAGTCCACGCTCATGGATGGGACCATCTTGTACAAGTCCATGACCACAGACAGGAGCATCTTGCCCATGACCATGACCATGGGTGGGACCATCTCGCAGGAGAACATGCCCACAGATAGGACCATCTTGCAGGAAAACATGCCCACGGATGGGACCATCTCACCCAAGTCTGTGTCCATGGACAGGAACATCTCACAGGAGCATGTGCCCATGGACAGGAGCATCTCGCCCACGACCGTGACCATGGATGGGACCATCTCACAGGAGGACAAGACCACAAATGGGACCATCTTGCCCAAATCTATGCCCAGGGCCATGACCATGGATGAGACCATCTCACAGGAGAGCATGACCATGGATGGGTCCATCTTATACAAGTGCATGACCATGGATTTGACCATCTCGCAAGAAAACATGACCACGGATGAGACCATCCTGCAGGAGAACAAGCCCAAGGATGGAACGATCTCACCCATGACCATGACCACAGATGGGACCATCTGGCCCAAGTTTGTGCCCCAGGACAGGACCATCTTGCAGGAGAACACGCCCATGGATGGGACCATCTCATCCAAGTCCATGACTATAGATGTGACCATCTCGGAGGAGATCAAGCCCAAGGATGGAACGATCTCGCCCATGACCATGACCACAGATGGGACCATCTGGCCCAAGTTTGTGCCCCAGGACGGGACCATCTTGCAGGAGAAAAAGCCCATGGATGGGATCATCTCATCCAAGTCCATGACTATGGATGGGACCATCTCAGAGGAGATCAAGCCCACGGATGGGACCATCTCGCCCATGACCATGACCACAGATGGGACCATCTGGCCCAAGTTTGTGCCCCAGGACGGGACCATCTTGCAGGAGAAAAAGCCCATGGATGGGACCATCTCATCCAAGTCCATGACTATGGATGGGACCATCTCAGAGGAGATCAAGCCCACGGATGGGACCATCTCGCCCATGACCATGACCACAGATGGGACCATCTGGCCCAAGTTTGTGCCCCAGGACGGGACCATCTTGCAGGAGAAAAAGCCCATGGATGGGACCATCTCACCCAAGTTCATGACCATGGATGGGACCATCTCAGAGGAGAACGTCCCCAAGGATAGGACCATCCTGCCCATGACCACGGATGGGACCATCTCACCCAAGCAGCACGACCCCCAAAGCAGCGAGGATGAGGATGAtgacgatgatgatgatgacgacGATGGCAGCTCCTCGCGGGATGAAGACCCCGGTGACGGTGACGATGCTGACGACGAGGAGCCCCACTTCCACACCAACCCCCTCTTCCAGAGCCGGCtgcccccacccatgggtgccccccagGGGGTTCCCCTGTACCGCCCCCACCAAGCTGCCCTGCTTGTCACCGTGGGGGGGGACAATACCCCAGGGAACACTGGGGGGTGTCCCCCCCTGGCCTGTACCCCAGGAGGGGATGTCCCCAGTGCTGCGGAGTGGGGTGAGTGTGGGACCCCCAGCCTGGGGTTATTTGGGGAGGTTGGAGGGGCACTGGTACTGATGGGGACCCCTCCCCGCGTTGTgtcttctcccttcccaggaCCCCCCCGACCCCCAGGCCTGGCACTCGCTGAGCCCCCGGATCAACCCCtgggttttggggaccccccggGACCCTCCACCCCCCCAGCGGGGGGTGACCgggacccccccagccccggttGCCCCCCAGGAGAGGGAGACCAGGATCTGCCCCTCCCCAGGCCTGTGGCCCccccacaaccccccctggGAGGGGGGTACCAGCCTCCCTCACCCCCCCTAGATTTCACCCAGGGAGGGGGGGACCAGACCCCTCCACTCCCCCCAGATTTACCCCCAAAAGTTGGGGACAAGCCCCCCCCTAAACCATTGCCCCCCCCATATTTGCCTGAGGGAAGGGGGGACCAGaaacccccaacccccccataCCAGCCCATGAGGGGGGGGTTCCGGCCCTCCCACAGCCCCTTGACCCCCTCAAGTCACCCTcagtgcccccccagcccgTTGACCCCCTCAGAgcctccccccagccccccataTCAGCCCATGAGACGGGGGTACCAGCCCCCCCCCGCTGTCCCCCAgcgcccccccagcccctcataTCAGCTGATGGCAGCGGGGGTCCATCCCCCCCCgagccccctgacccccccccatCTCCCCAAGTGCACTCCCCgccctgtgacccccccaaatctgccccccagccccacatatCAGCCCGTGGCGAGCTCCCCACTaagccccctgacccccccggATCCCACCCCCTCATTTCACCCCCTGGGAGGGGGTCACCATCCCCCTGcccccctctcctcccttcccccacgGGGTCCCTCAGCCCCGGGGGGGGCTCCAGGAGGTCACCCCCCCACATTGGGACCCCGCTGTTCCCGGGTGTCCCCGGGTGTTTCCTGCACGGGGGGGGAAGCGGCGCAGGGTCCCCCCCCCGTCACCCCATCGTCACCGCACCCCAACGTGGAGGAGCTGTCCCCCCCTGCGACGGCCCAGGAGCCCCCCCTGGACCCCCCCGCCAGCACCCAGGGGTGAGGGACGTCAGTGCCGGCCACATggcccccccccttccccctgacccccaaaaccccccaatccatctgtgtccccccccccagaCACCCACTGGCCCCCCAGACCCCTGTCTgcccccccattccccatcaACCCCCCCAATCTGCCCTCCCATTCCCCATCtaccccccattccccatcaACCCCCCCAATCTGCCCTCCCATTCCCCATCCGCCCCCCAACCCATCTGCTCCCCAGaatccccccccgcccccaaatCCTGTCTGTCCATCTGCCCCCCAAATCCATCTGTCTCTTCCCCCCGCCCAGACCACCCCCCAACTTCCTGCCCCCCCTGCAAACCACCGAATTCCCCCCCTACTTCCCCCAATTCACCCTTTCCCCCCCCCATCCACACCACCCAGTGGGGCAGAAGGGATGCCCCCCAGCCTTTCTgacacccccacacccccatctgctctgtccgtctgtcccccAAacaacccccagccccccccatCCCTCtgaccccccccaaatcccttGACCCCCCaatcccccccaaaccccctaaTTCTTCCCCAATTCCACCCCATCCATACCACCCAGTGGGCAGAATTAAGGGTACACCCCCAGCTctgacacccccaaacccccatctgctctgtctgtctgtcccccaACCACCCTCTGACTCCCCCAAATCCCCTGATCCCCCaatccccccaaaaccccctaaTTCTCCCCCAATTCCACCCCATCCACACCACCCAATGGGCCAGAATTAAGAGACCCCCCCAGCTCTTTctgacacccccaaacccccatctGCTCTTTTTGTCCCCCAAccaacccccaccccccccaaccCTCTGACTCCCCCAAAATCCCTGACTCACCaatcccccccaaaccccccaattCTCCCCAATTCCCTCCCACATCTgctctgtccatctgtccccCAACCAACCCCCAGGCCCCCCTATCCCTCtgaccccccccaaatcccctgaCCCCCCAATCCCCCCATCCTTTCCCACATCCACACCACCCAATGGGCCAGAATTAAAGggcccccccacacacactttctGGCCCCTCCCAAACCTCTATTTGCTTTGTCCGTCTGTCCCCCACACCCTCTGACCCTCCCAAATCCCCTGACCCCCCCAACCCCTCCCAAACCCCCTAAttctcccccatttcccccccattCTCTCCCACATCCACACCACCCAATGGGCCAGAATTAAGGGGAACCCTTTCACACCTCACACCGCCTGACCCCCTCTTGTCCCCCCCAGGTGCCCTCCGGGggggtccccagtgtccccggACCAGCGAGGGGACGCGCAGCGCTTGGCCGCCCGCCTCTTCCACCTCGATGGCTTCAAGAAATCCCAAGTGGCCTCATTCCTCCGCAAGAAGTAACGATATGATGGGGGGGGGAAccccttttttggggggtcACACACCCCTGGGGTTGGGGACCCCCCCTTCAAGCTCCTGTCCCCCCCCAGCAATGATTTCAGCGCGATGGTGGCCCAGGAGTACCTGGAGTTGTTCCAGTTCGGGGGgcagacactggaccaggcgcTCAGGTAGGGATGGGGGGGCTTTATTTTTGAGGGGGGGGACAAGTGTGTCCCCCACAATCAATAGCATGGCTGGGAtttggtggggggggggagatgggggtgttggagctgggaggaggagagatttggggtgttttgggggcaGATTTGGGGTGATGGAGGGTCCAGGAGGGTGGATTTGGGGTTATGGgggggcaggtttggggtggTTTAAGGTCCAGGGAGGCAGATTTGGGCTGTTTTGGGGTCTGGGGGGAGCAGATTTGGGGTGGTTTAGAGTCCATGGGGAGCAGATTTAGGCTCTTTTGGGGATCTGGGGGTGGAAATTTGGGGTCTATAGGGTTGGGGGGAGCAGATTTGGGGTGCTTTACAGTCTGTGGGAGCAGATTTAGGCTCTTTTTGGGAGGGAGGGAAATTCGGGATCTGTAGGGTTGGGGGTGCAGATTTGGGGTGTTTTAGGGTCCATGGGGAGCAGACTTAGGCTCTTTTGGGATCTAGGGGGGGAATTGGGGGTCTATAgggttggggggggggcagatttggggtgtttttgaTCCAGGGGCATTCAGATTTGGGGTCTATAGCATTGTGGGGGGCACACTTTTGATCCACCAGTCTCTAGACGGGAGGAGATTTAGGGTTGGGGGGAGTGGACTCTAAAGTGTGTGGGGGGGTCTGGGAAGGGGTAGGGTCAATATTTTAGGGTCCCCCCAGGTCGTTCCTGCAGGCGCTGGTGCTGACGGGGGAGACGCAGGAACGCGAGCGCATCCTCAGCCACTTTTCCCGGCGCTTCCATCACTGCAACCCCGGCGCCTTCCCCTCCCCTGGTGAGCGAGGGGGGGgcagcacccccagacccccccatgaacccccaaacccccctatgaacccccaaacccaccccatGCACCTCAGACCCCCCACACTTTCCTTCCCCCCTACCCCatgctgtgcctcagtttccccatccaTCACTGCAGGGCAACCTCATTGGGGTTCAGGGTGGTAGGTGCCctcattttgggggggggacacacccCAATTAATCCCCCCGGACcaccccagaccccccccaccttccttccttccccccaccccatgctgtgcctcagtttccccactcaTCACCCATTGCTGTGGGGCACCCCCATTGGGGTTCAGGGTGGTGGGTGCCCTCACTTTGGGGGGGGTACACCCCAATTAACCCCCCTGGCCCCCCCACAGACGCCGCGCACACCCTGACTTGTGCCATCATGCTGCTCAACACCGACCTCCACGGGCAGGTgagccaaaaaaccccaaaaatatGGGGTTTGCAACCCTAAAAACCCACCCCTTGCATTTTTGGggtgcaaaacaaaataaagggggGGCACTTATagatttcccccccccccagcgCCTCGGCCGGGCCATGACCAGTGCCGAATTCATTGCCAACCTCAGCGGGATGATGGATGGGCAGGATttccccagggagcagctgaaggTATTTTGGGGGGGTTGAGGTTGAAAAAAGGGGGGGGCCACCCCCTAGAACCCCCCCGaaccctttttccccccctgCCAAATACCATTTTCCCCCCTAAATCCcattttcccccccaaatcccattatcccccccccccccccaggctCTATACAGCTCCATCCGCAACGAGAAGCTGGCGTGGGCAGCGTGAGTACGAGGTTAAAAGGGGGGGAtaatttggggtgggggggtcaccCGGTGATGCTGAGCACCCCGTagggatgaggaggaggaggaggaggaaggcaggggGGGCAGCCCAGCCCCCCCGGGCCGTAAGAAGAGCAACCCCTTGGTGGAGCTGCCGGGGGGGGCCGGGGCGCTGACGTACCGCAGGGGCTGGCTGGCCAGGAAGGTGCTGGCGGAGGCTGACGGCAAGAAAAGTGAGTTGGGGGGGTCCaagggggggatttggggggggtaTAAGGTCCAGAGAGGCAGATGTGGGGTGTTTTGAGGCAGATTTTGTCTGGGGGTGAGAAATCTGGGGTGTTTTGGGTTCTAGAGGGGGaaatttggggtgttttggggtctggggggggcAGATTTGGGGGGTTTAGGGTCCATGGGGAGCAGATTTTGGCTCTTTTGGGATCTAGGGGGGgaatttggggtgttttggggtctggggggggcAGATTTGGGGTGGTTTAGAGTCTATAGGGGGCAGATTTTGGCTCTTTC from Columba livia isolate bColLiv1 breed racing homer chromosome 25, bColLiv1.pat.W.v2, whole genome shotgun sequence includes:
- the LOC110365896 gene encoding mucin-2-like isoform X1, encoding MEPPKTPPATTPGVLAAQDAIVFSGAGAEGVTPPAVVTPAVVTPTAVTAGGTDVFWASLLQAQLCVQELQGALDGQWDGGDNNWPPQQGWDSAGSSRHQCGAAATGDNVLHQHAASGGGISPRLMPTDETISPRLMPTDGTISPKTMTTDGTISPRLMPTDGTISPKTMTMDGTISPKLMPMGGTISPKLMPTDGTISPKFTPMGGTISPKTMTTDGTISPKLMPTDGTISPKFMPTDGTISPKLMPTDGTISPKFMPTDGTISPKFMPTDGTISPKLMPTGGTISPKLMPTDGTIFPTDENISHKNQGHGSTYKSIFQVSTGGNISHEHDGHASTDGSISPKFMPMDENIFHEHHGHRSAYDSIFHKSTGGNISPKSISMDETIFHEHQGHGSISIFHVSADGTISHEQMPTGGTISPKSTPVDLGPYQSWGFAYESISHVSMGGGSSNKHRGHVSTEGSISPRSVSMDGSISPMDETILQEHLLIDGTISPKSTLMDGTILYKSMTTDRSILPMTMTMGGTISQENMPTDRTILQENMPTDGTISPKSVSMDRNISQEHVPMDRSISPTTVTMDGTISQEDKTTNGTILPKSMPRAMTMDETISQESMTMDGSILYKCMTMDLTISQENMTTDETILQENKPKDGTISPMTMTTDGTIWPKFVPQDRTILQENTPMDGTISSKSMTIDVTISEEIKPKDGTISPMTMTTDGTIWPKFVPQDGTILQEKKPMDGIISSKSMTMDGTISEEIKPTDGTISPMTMTTDGTIWPKFVPQDGTILQEKKPMDGTISSKSMTMDGTISEEIKPTDGTISPMTMTTDGTIWPKFVPQDGTILQEKKPMDGTISPKFMTMDGTISEENVPKDRTILPMTTDGTISPKQHDPQSSEDEDDDDDDDDDDGSSSRDEDPGDGDDADDEEPHFHTNPLFQSRLPPPMGAPQGVPLYRPHQAALLVTVGGDNTPGNTGGCPPLACTPGGDVPSAAEWGPPRPPGLALAEPPDQPLGFGDPPGPSTPPAGGDRDPPSPGCPPGEGDQDLPLPRPVAPPQPPLGGGYQPPSPPLDFTQGGGDQTPPLPPDLPPKVGDKPPPKPLPPPYLPEGRGDQKPPTPPYQPMRGGFRPSHSPLTPSSHPQCPPSPLTPSEPPPSPPYQPMRRGYQPPPAVPQRPPSPSYQLMAAGVHPPPSPLTPPHLPKCTPRPVTPPNLPPSPTYQPVASSPLSPLTPPDPTPSFHPLGGGHHPPAPLSSLPPRGPSAPGGAPGGHPPTLGPRCSRVSPGVSCTGGEAAQGPPPVTPSSPHPNVEELSPPATAQEPPLDPPASTQGCPPGGSPVSPDQRGDAQRLAARLFHLDGFKKSQVASFLRKNNDFSAMVAQEYLELFQFGGQTLDQALRSFLQALVLTGETQERERILSHFSRRFHHCNPGAFPSPDAAHTLTCAIMLLNTDLHGQRLGRAMTSAEFIANLSGMMDGQDFPREQLKALYSSIRNEKLAWAADEEEEEEEGRGGSPAPPGRKKSNPLVELPGGAGALTYRRGWLARKVLAEADGKKTPWGRRGWKAFHAVLKGTVLYLLKPGGRTGGPPRAGASPAPQEEEEEEEEGAPEAEEPLGVHHALAERASKYTKRPNVFRLQTADWRVFLFQAPTPDEMFSWISRINLVAALFSSPPFPAAVGSQRRFVRPILPAAPSRCPPEEQQRCHEEWMERVAQELHEHQRNLPEKRGRALDEHRLRRDYLLYERRRYETYVQVLETWLSAGAQDLERWESRAGPALTPPEPPTLTKAHSSPSLAPDPPQAPTVRVKRNISERRTVRKIVPKRNKNLL